From the genome of Prinia subflava isolate CZ2003 ecotype Zambia chromosome 12, Cam_Psub_1.2, whole genome shotgun sequence:
GCAGCCATGAAACAGGGACACATTTCTGGCACAGAGGACTCCAGAGCCACTGGTCCTGAACATGTCcatcctctcctgctgcccacaggtgTTTACCTGCCTGCTGAAATGGATGTTGCTCCAGGTGTGCTCGTTGAACTTGTAGCCATCGAGCAGCAGCGTCAGGATGTAAATAGCCACAGAGCAGTAGGTGTGCAGGTACTTCAGATCCTGTGGGAAGCTCTGCACCAGCTGTGGAGCCATGGGGGACACAGTGCAACAGGGAATGAAAGATGCTCAGaaaccctccccagcccagggaacacaggacttgtgctccaagAGCAGAGGTTTGGGACAGGATAAGCACACGGCTCATGGCTGCCCTTCACAGGGCTCTCACCTCTGTCCAGTTCCTCCTGCAGAAGGACAGGACTGTGGTGTTGACTTCACTCAGAGACTGCTGGTGGGTCAGGTTCAGGAAGTGGAAGGTGTAGTAGAACCCAGCAAAGGCCTGGGGGGCAAGGGGACATGGTGAAAACCACAATTCCTTTCTCATCTGAGAAAAGACCCAGGGGCCCCTCTTACTTGGGGACAGATTCCCAAGTAATTCCCAGGTTTCTGCATCTGGCACCCCCTTGATGGTCTACCAGGAAGTTTAACAGCTGGCTGACaaccctggggctgctcttgcACTCACAGCTAGCTCAGACATGCTCGCTTACACAAGGTCTTCCCATTTACCTCAGGGAAGGCTGGGACAAGGCAGAAGGCATAGGAAACCACCGAGCATAGAAGAGGTTTGCAGATAAAACCAGCTCTGAGGATGCCTCTCTCCCCACCCCTTTCCACAATCACTGGCAAAGAAGACTCCCAGTCTCTCTCTTTGCCCTCCTGCAGGCACGGGGCCGGAGGCTGCTTACGAAGAACTGTCCCCGCACAGGCGGCTGATAGACCCCATTGAACGCGCACGGCCACTGCGCCCCGCAGCTGAAGTTGAAGAGTCTCTGCACAGCCGTGCCACACGCGCCTGGGTCCCCTGTCCCCGTCACCCTGAGGACAAggccagggctggctgagctTGGCGCCCGCACACAGGGGCTGTCGTAGAGCTCTGCCACGGTGAGGTTCTCCTGGTACCCCCGCGGGTAGCAGGGGTGGGAGATCCGGGCACTCGAGCTGGCCTGGAGAGAGACAGAGCCATGAATggggctgcagtgccactgAGACCCTTCCCACAGCCCATCCCAAAGAGCAGCAACTACACCCCAGGACGACTGCATGCATCCCACCTGTGAGctccctgggcatccctggctcccacagcactgggctCTGGTTCTGTCCCAGAGCAGTTGTGAAACCTCTCTGGGCATGAATGGAGCAAGGGCAAGAGAATGGTGACAGCAAAAAACCTACAGACACAGCTGGGCTTGAGAAATTACAAAAAGTGCCACTGCGTGTCAAGAtgtgggggagaggggagccCTGGCTGGCAACCACCACCACCTTCCACGCAAACGAGGGAATTGTTTGCTTCCCTAGATAAAATCCAAGCCTCTGCCAATTCCCAACTCTCTGCCCACAGGCACACCCAACATTGCAGGGGGAGATgtgccacagcactgggagatGGCTGCGCAGCCCCCGTGCCCCTGGCACctggtgcagagctgccagcagcatctTCAGGGCCTGGGTCTGCCCGTAGCACAGGTAGCTGTGGCTGTACAGGGAGTAGTTGGTGCCGTACAGCCGGAAGAACACAGATGTGTTCCTGTCCTGCACGGGGACCCCGGGCTGGAAGGTGATCTGCGTCGAGGCACCGCCAAGGTCCAGAGCTCCCAGAACCTCCGTGTCCTGGGGATGTTCCCATCTCTCTGCAAATGAGAACTGGCCCAACACACACCAAGGGTTAGACTGAACTGCAGGCACTCACACTCCCTTCCCTCAAGGAGTTTTGGACTCACAAGCCCCACAGACACTTTCCAcctgctcctggctcccagTTTTCTCCCTGCCTGTCCACGTCCTCCTCAACCCACAGACACTTCCACGGAGCACTGAGGCGTGGCCTCTTGGCTGCTGCCTGTCTGCTGGAATCCAGACActtggagcagggaaaaaggaaCTCTGTCTCCCAGAGGCTGATACCACTGCCGTGGCCCTGGgatcccaaaatccccccatGGGTCAGCACACCAGAGCacagggccaggctgagctggacACAAAGACACTGTTAATCACGTTAATGGGGTTGAATCCCCACGACCACAGGGGACATTTGGTTGGCTGATTCAGGGCCCCAAAGCTCCATTCTTGTCTCCTCTGCAAATAAGGAAAGCTGGCTGTAGCTGAGACAAGGACGTTCTCCCcactccccctgccctgccctctccccaAGCTGCACCTTGACCAGTGTCTCCAGCAGGTAGTTGACAGTGATCCAGCCCAAGGAGCCCTCCTCGCTCCCCGTCAGGATCCGAGCTCCGTGGAAATCCACAGGGTACTCCCCaatggccttggacacctcgGCCAGGACCTGCTCGGCCTTGGTGCTgttctcctccctgccagcaaGGCACAaacaccacagctgctgcaggccctggctggcagctccggcagctgggctggcagcgagaggctgctgtgccctgcccaggagctgctcccagacaTCTCCCCAGCACCGCCCTGCTGGCAGTGGCTCCTgcaaaccccaaatccctcacCCGGGGCCTTGGGAACCTCCCTAAAAGCGctgcctgcaggctctgctggagcactgGGCAAGTTCGTGCCAATCCGCCAAAGGGGGCTCATCCCCTCCGGGGCTGCctccgggctggggctgcagagggctgggcGTGTCCCCCGGGCACGGCCAGCGGCTCTCCCGGACACCCCACGGCCCCGCCggcagggatgctctgcccATCCCCACGGCCCCGCCGGGCAGCAGCCCTGTGGCTCGGCCCTTGTGCcccggtgccagccccagccccggtgccagccccggccccggtgCAGCGCAGCAGCGCCGGGAAGGCCGGGCCGTGCCAGCCTGGCCGTGCCGGTACCTCAGCAGCCGCATGCCGGCCGTGGCCCCCAGGTACGTGGGGGTGTCCCGCTGCTGCTCGGCCGGGACGATCTTCATGGCCTTGTCCAGGCAAGGCTTTAGGCTGGCGCCAGCCCCTGTGGGCTCCTCTGCGTAGCTGGAGATGCCGGGTCCTGCCACGGGGAACCGGTGATCAAGAgagcccagtgccaccccagagGGATGGCACAGCAGGGGACACGTCCACCCAGAAATCCCCCAGGGCTTTTTTGTTGCTTTCCCTGGGTCATCCCAACCTTGCGAGGTTCATTCCTGACCCGTGCTCGGAGCTGTCCTGCCAGGAGGCAGTAGTTGTGCCATGGCTACATGCCCTGGGAGCTCAAGGCCCAAGAGCCAGGCACGGCCAGTcagtcctgcaggagctggggacaaACACAACTGTTCCTGAAATCCCTGAGCCAGGGGTAGGATCTCCTGCACCCTGCTGCAAGGGCATGTGGAACTGATAGGCACACAGAGGTGGCCTTGCACAGCCTCCCTATTTTTAGAGGCTGGCACTGGATCTGAGGACCTGGCATGGTCCTGCAGTGGGTAGGGAGAGGCTCTGGTGTGGAAACCTCACTCTTTATCTTCCTGGGAGCTTTGCACTCAATGACTGCCATTAGCCCAGGCACCCCTTGTGTTACACTTTGTCCTTGGCCAAACCTGTGCAGTTAACCAGTAactgccccactgctgctgagcaggacaTGAGGGCAAGGTGAGCTTTGAGCCCTCTTGCCCCCTGCCCAGGCACCTCTGCCCTGGTCTGGTGGCCTTTGCTAGCCCCAGCTCCGTGTACCATTTATCTGATCCTGGATCTGCTCTCTAGCCTGGGTATTTCCTCAAGAAAGACTTGTCCTTGTGTCAAAGTCTGACAGCACTTGTACAGTAGGAATAAACGCCCTTGTGGGTATTTAAAAATGCccaataaataaattagaatttATCACATCTGGCATGAATCAGCTTTGGTGTGTGGAGCAGCCACgcagggcagcagcaaggctggcCAGCCCCAGGTGAGCTGGGCATGGAGAGGGAGAACACGTCCCAGCACACTCACCAGACACAGAGCAGGCCTCCACCTGGGACACGATGCCAGTGCCGTTCTCCTTGTCTGCAGGCCACCGGTAGATGTAGAGGGCCGTGTGTGTGGAGCCAGCATCAAACACCAGACCGTactggggaggcagaggggacacggggTGTCAGGGGTGCAGACCAGCATAACCTGCTGCAGAGCGAGAgaagctccaggagagctgccagagctcctggtGGGCAGAGCAGCCTCGAGGGGCCAAACAAGACTGGTGGTCACCAGGCCAGAAAAAGTCTGGTGGCATTGCAGTCACCAGATGTGTTGGGGACAAGGATCCATCCTGTGGGAAATGtatttgtagagaattctcaaagcctgacagaaggctcacataatatgcatctgtatgcaaactttgagataaGAAATGCTGACTTATCTCAAaggccctggagctggcagtgctttGGAATGAAAGAGCTGCATGTGCTGTGGGGCCAGGCACAGTGATCAAATTCAGCCAGACCCACCCCAGTCTGTGCATGGCTTTGTCCTCACGTTGGTGACAAATAGCACAGCCTGCCTGAAACCCAGGCAAAATCCAACACCCAACAGGTAGCCAAGCAGCCAAATGAGAGCTGTGCTCCTCCCAAGGACCCTACCTTGGTGCTGGGGGGAAGAAACACATCCTTCACATTCACGACACTCAGAATGAGGGCGATGACACTGCAGACACAGGTGGCTGCTAGGAGACTGACAATGGCCTTGGCTTTGGAGCCCATTCCTCCTCCAACCTGCaaggacagccccagctcacaCCTCATGGATAGATATGGAACTTTCCCCTTTCTGACAATGAAGTCATTCTCTGGTACACGGCTGCTCTTAGCATGGAAGAGGATAATATCCATGGGctcctctggactcattccaGTAGGGCTGTTGGCAGCCCCAGGGTTGGGACACACTGCAACTCTGAGCACTGCCTCCTTGGAAGATTTTCAGCACAGCTTTTTCAGCCCTGCCCTCTCAACTTCAGCCCCTCAGGTCCCTCTGTGCCTGGACCCCAACCCACTGCCCTGCTCAAGCTGTTGCCTGGCTGGCAAGTCAGCATTTTCCTTCATAACAGCATCACTGGGAGAAGCCCAGCCATGCTGGCTGGAGTTCCAAGCTGGGAGCAAGATCATGGCCTGGCAGTACGACCATCCCCTCTGGGGTGCAGAGCCACATCCCTCCAACATCCACATGCTACCACCTCAAAACCAGTCCCACAACACTTGGGACCAGGTCACATCTGTTGCCCAGCAGGCCCAGATTGTCCCTGAGAGGGTCCTCTGTGTTTCAGGCAGAGAAACAGCATCTTCAGCTGTGTGTCTCCTGCCTGGCCCAGCTCTTGCTGATGCCTCAGCATGTAAGAGAcgcacagggacagaggcacaGCACGCCTGCTGTGATCCCCATGCCTCTCCTgcaagggcaggcaggagggcagaggcaggaagCTCCTGCTGATCTGGGCACACGGCCCATAGCCAGGCTGGAATGCCCACAGCGATTGCCCTTGGGGACTGGAGCACTTCCCACTTGTCTGTccagagctcagctcccagcagaaaCAGCCCACAGACACCCCTAAGAAATTGTAGCAAGCAAAGAGTCTGGTTCTCTGTGACAGATTCAGCACAAGGCAGCTGAGATATCCACGTGCTTAGCACCTCATAGCTGGTCCAGATGTGCATTCTGAAAtgcacagctctccctgctcctcctgcactgccctgcctggtgccATGAGCCACACAAGCAGGATGcctctgctgggagccaggctgaCCTCACCTCACACACCAGCTGAAAACTGCAGATGGCCTGAGAGCCCTGGGTTTAACCCCACCAGTGTTCTGGGTGGAACCTGGAGCTGTCACTTGGCTACACAATTCTCCTGTGAGTGCATAAAATCCCTGAGAaattcctctcccttttcccaggtCAGTGGAAAGACCTTTGGCAAGGTCAAAGGAGATGCTGATTCCTGTTTTGGAATCAGCATCTCTGGCAATGAACAAGGGTGACCAAACTCCTACATGGCACGAGATGCGCAACAATGAAGAGCAGCTCTCCTTCGGGCCCATGTCATGGGACATGGGGCCACCAAAATCCCTTATCACACCTTGTCTATAGCCAGGAGCCTTCCCTCTACAGTGGCTTCTTCTCTACAGAAGAGATTGTATGGCATCAGCTGATAAATCCCTGTCATAGAAACAGGGAATCATTAAAGACCTCTTTGGGACATTAATTGGTTATCGATTCAAAGTGATCTCAGACTCCAGTCATTAATCCAGCACCACCATGATAACCACTTAACTATGTCCCCAATTGTTATATCTGCAGTCCtagcagccctgctggggttTGCCCAGATATAACTGTACTGTTGGGATGTGATTCATTTGCTCCAGGTAACAAACAAAGCAATGGCAAaagtccccagcccagcctacATCCTGGAAAATTCTGTCCCAGGCACTGTGAAATAGAAGGACAGGAATTGGTGATAAATTGCACGGTGCTGCATTCAGGAGAGAGTGGGAAAtgggctcctctgctctggtAGGGACTAATTCCCATTTTGGCTGGACAGGGGGCAACAtccaaaggcagcacagagccagctctcccaggcaggAGAACAGGGCACAGGAAGGGAGTCCAGTGGGTAGGGAGCAATGTGAGAAGCTGATCGATCTGCCCTGGCTGTCTGTGGCATCCCAGGGCTGGCCAGCTCCAGTACCTGCCACCATCCGTGCaggacagagagcagcaggacaggagggtGGTGCTGAtgcctccagagctgcagaggaggcacAATGCTGCACAGTGCCTGACCATTTCCAGGTGTGGAAAGTTTCCAGCTGTGCCTAGTGGCTGGATCAGGGCTGCACTTGTTTGTGTAGGGCTGGCTATGACGAAGGGATTGACAAACACCTGTGGCACATCCCTCACTAGAAGCATCCCTcatgcacagggagcagggcctCAAAAATTGGGGCAAAAGGCTCAGAGCCACTGCTGGATCTGCCTGTTACTCAGGACAATGGGAGGCTGACTTCCCACTGGGCACGTTTGGGATTTGAAAGGCAAAAGGGCTCTGAAGGTTCTAAGAGGGTGACTGTGGATGCCAGGAGCATCCTTGCCAGGCAGAGCACTTCCCTGCATCCCACCTCCCACCAGCGCAGGGGTTTGGCAGTGCCCTCCAAGCCCGGTCCCCGTCCCCTCCgtgcccctctgccccctgcACCTGGGCATCTCGTGCGGTGAGAGGCCGCCCTAGCCCTCTCGTCCTGCCCCACCAGCCCCCGGAGCGTGTTtccccccagcacctcccccactgctgcccagggcccgctcccagcccagctccatcgAGGGGCAGCAGCCCCCGGCTCCCCCCGGCGCCTGCCCCGGCTCACCCCGCTGGCTCCGGccgccgctccggccccgccgcgctcgCCCCGGACTCAGCGCGTacctggagctgggagcccGCCCTTGGGACAAAGGCTGCCTCGCCGGCGTGGCCCTCCCCTTGGCCGCGGACCAGCAACCTGCCCAGGAGAGCGCTTGTCCGGGAGGCAgcggagctggggctggagagccGGGGTGGAAAAAGCATCGGGGATTAACCACTTCGCTGCTGGAGGAGCGGCACAGACTGGCGCGCTCAGCCCGGGACGGGGGGTGCTGCGCTGCCCGCGGAGATCAGCGAGGGGACAGATCCCAGGCAGCCCCCGGAGCGTGCGCCTGGCGCcgggagggagcagctgagctccGGGAGCCTCAGACACCGCTGCCAGACCTGCGGCACAAACACCGTGAGGAGCCGAGCCTGCCCTGTTACCCTGTttcaccctgctgctctgcagaagccTCACtatcctgctgcaggcagagccaggctggcatCGGGGCTCGGCACAGAAACAGGAAGGACCTGGAAGGTGAAGAGCTGTCCCCACAACTATCCACGTGGGATCCATCCCGACAGGCAGGGGCCGAACTATCCCCACGGTTAGGGAGCTATCCCCATTGTCAGGGTCCTGTCTGTCCCCATGGCCATCACCTGTCTGTGGCCAGAATCCCGTGGCTTTGGAACAGTGCAGgcagggaacaggcagggagcagacagGGTACAGGCAGAGATACAGGCAGAGGTACAGGCAGGGGTACAGGCAGGGGTACCAGCAGGGGTACAGGCAGAGGTACAGGCAGAGGTACCAGCAGGGTTGCCAGCAGGGTTACAGGCAGAGGTACAGGCAGAGGTACAGGCAGAGATACAGGCAGGGGTACAGGCAGGGGTACAGGCAGAGGTGCAGGCAGGGTTACCGGCAGGGGTACAGGCAGGGTTACCGGCAGGGGTACAGGCAGAGGTACAGGCAGGGTTACCGGCAGGGGTATAGGCAGAGGTACCGGCAGGGTTGCCGGCAGTGGTACAGGCAGAGGTACCGGCAGGGGTACAGGCAGGGTTACTGGCAGGGGTACAGGCAGAGGTACCGGCAGGGGTACAGGCAGAGGTACCGGCAGGGGTACAGGCAGGGTTACCGGCAGGGGTACAGGCAGGGTTACCGGCAGGGGTACAGGCAGAGGTACAGGCAGGGTTACTGGCAGGGGTACAGGCAGGGGTACCGGCAGGGGTACAGGCAGAGGTACAGGCAGGGTTGCCGGCAGTGGTACAGGCAGGGGTACCGGCAGGGTTGCCGGCAGGGGTACAGGCAGGCCGGGGCCGTGTGTCCGGTGCGAGCAGCGGCAGCCCCGAGCTCCCCCGCTCTCTCCGCCCGCGGCAGCGCCCAGAGCCCGCCCCGGCCGGGGCCGGACCCGGACGTCCGAGAGCGGCTGAGCTTCGCTTTCGCTTCGCTCTGCCGGCCGGAGCGGGCTGGGCCCGGAGCCGGCGGGGAACGGGCTGTGCCCCGATCGCTGCCCCACGGAGGGACGGAGAGGGCTCCGGGCACAGGTACGGGACGGCCGGACCGCGGCAGGCAGGAGTTTCATCCCTGCCCCTTCCCGGCGGCTCGGGGCCAGACAAGTTCGTGGTCTCCCCACCCGCCCACCTCGTGTCCCAGGGGGTCACTTAGGGGATGAGGGAGCTGCAGCGAGAAGGGGatccctggaggggctggaggctcGGGGCAGAGTTAGGCGGCTTGAGGGTGCTCTAGCAAAGTCCCTTCCTCCTCGCAGATCCTCCCCAAACCACCCCTTCCCACAGATCCTCCCGAAGATCCCTCGTCCCGTAGATCCCTCGTCCCGTAAATCCTCCCAAAGACCATCCCTCACGTACATCCTCCTCCTAAAGACCATCCCGCCCCACAGACCCGCCTCCCAAAGaccatccctcccctcccaagccctcctccctgcccacagaCCCTCCTCCCAAAGCCGCCCCTGTCTGTGGACTCTCCTCCCAGAGACCCCGCCTCCCCGCAAAGCTCCCAAAGACCATCTCTCCCCATGACCCctcccaaatccatccctccctgcagacCTCTCCAAAGGCCGGCGATGTCGCCGCGCCTGCTCAGGGCGGTGGGCTGGGGCTCGGCGGCCGTGCTGGGACTGCTGACGGTGGCCGTCTTCGTCCTGGTCCTGATCCCGGCAAAGGATGCTGTCCTTCCTACCAGGATCAAAGTAGGTGTCCAGTGAGACCTGGGGAAGCCTGGGAGTGCCACCAGCCCCTTTCCGAATCCTTCCACCAGTCCTCTCAGCTTGCAAGTTTCCCCATAACCAGCCCAGCTTTTCAGGACTTAACCTCGTCAAGATGGCACTGGGTAGATCGACCTCCCCCAAATCACGGTTCTGGCTGTTTGCTAAGGATGGGAGAGAGAAGTGCAGCCTTCTCTCCACGGCTGCTCCATCTGCCACCACAGGCgctcttttccctgttttcagaCATCCAGGTCACCTGTTGGGTTTACACTTCTCTCCCCTACTACTTTCTGCTGCTGGTCTGCTAAAAAATGTCAGGTTTTGTGAGATTTTCCAAAGGCCTGGGAACAGCGTGAGCCCTTTGGGCCATGCCCGGATGGCTCCCAGCTCTGCGACTCACCCCGCTGACCCGTGCGTCCTCCCTGAGCTGTAACTCGCTGCAGTGGCGAACCCAGGGCTGTTAgaggtggggcagggctgctgaaGGGAGGGTGGATGTGCAGACCTCTGCTTGTCACGGTCACACGGGGGAAGCGGGAGCAGAAGTTCTGAGAAACCCCTGTGCAGCCCCAAGGCAGATGTgaccccgtgtcccccctgccTCCCCAGTACGGTCTGGTGTTTGATGCTGGCTCCACACACACGGCCCTCTACATCTACCGGTGGCCTGCAGACAAGGAGAATGGCACTGGCATCGTGTCCCAGGTGGAGGCCTGCTCTGTGTCCGGTGAGTGTGCTGGGACGTGTTCTCCCTGTCTTCCAGCCTCCTGGATCGCTGTCCCAAACTCTCACAGCACCATCACTGATCCGAGCCTTTCAGCCTGCTCTGGGCTGAAGGAGATTGCCCTGTGAGAAATCACAAGAAAGGGTCAGTGGATAGTCTGCACCTCAAGGAGCCCTACAGTCATTGGGAGGGGCAGAAGTGGGAGAGGAATTGGGCCCCCACTTAGCTCAGGTCCCGCAGCCAGTCCTGTCCAGATGTGCATCACCTCACAGCTTGGGATGCTGGATGTGGAGTTTGCTCCTTCTCTCCTGCCTCAGCTTCCTTGGCTCTTCTTACCACATCTGTTCACACCTCTGTCATTATGTGCAGCTTTGTGTGCGCACAGGGCCTCCCAAGAGCTCTGCACAAGTCCTTGAGAAATCCAGTGTCTGCACTCAGGTGGTGCCTGACAGATCCTGGGGGCAGCTGTTTGCACTTTGGTAACtgtgcagctcagagcagggctggggttaTGGCTGGGACATCTGGGTATGTCTGAGCAGGCCTAGTAGAGCTCCCTGGGGAATGAGTGGACGTGTCCCCTGCTGTGCCATCCctctggggtggcactgggctcTCTTGATCACCGGTTCCCCGTGGCAGGACCCGGCATCTCCAGCTACGCAGAGGAGCCCACAGGGGCTGGCGCCAGCCTAAAGCCTTGCCTGGACAAGGCCATGAAGATCGTCCCGGCCGAGCAGCAGCGGGACACCCCCACGTACCTGGGGGCCACGGCCGGCATGCGGCTGCTGAGGTACCGGCACGGCCAGGCTGGCACGGCCCGGCCTTCCCGGCGCTGCTGCGCTGcaccggggccggggctggcaccggggctggggccggcaccggggctggggctggcaccgggGCACAAGGGCCGAGCCACAGGGCTGCTGCCCGGCGGGGCCGTGGGGATgggcagagcatccctgccGGCGGGGCCGTGGGGTGTCCGGGAGAGCCGCTGGCCGTGCCCGGGGGACACgcccagccctctgcagccccagcccggagGCAGCCCCGGAGGGGATGAGCCCCCTTTGGCGGACTGGCACGAACTTGCCcagtgctccagcagagcctgcaggcagCGCTTTTAGGGAGGTTCCCAAGGCCCCGGgtgagggatttggggtttgcAGGAGCCACTGCCAGCAGGGCGGTGCTGGGGAGAtgtctgggagcagctcctgggcagggcacagcagcctctcgctgccagcccagctgccggagctgccagccagggcctgcagcagctgtggtgttTGTGCCttgctggcagggaggagaacAGCACCAAGGCCGAGCAGGTCCTGGCcgaggtgtccaaggccattGGGGAGTACCCTGTGGATTTCCGCGGAGCTCGGATCCTGACGGGGAGCGAGGAGGGCTCCTTGGGCTGGATCACTGTCAACTACCTGCTGGAGACACTGGTCAAGGTGCAGCctggggagagggcagggcagggggagtgGGGAGAACGTCCTTGTCTCAGCTACAGCCAGCTTTCCTTATTTGCAGAGGAGACAAGAATGGAGCTTTGGGGCCCTGAATCAGCCAACCAAATGTCCCCTGTGGTCGTGGGGATTCAACCCCATTAACGTGATTAACAGTGTCTTTGTgtccagctcagcctggccctgtGCTCTGGTGTGCTGACCCatggggggattttgggatcCCAGGGCCACGGCAGTGGTATCAGCCTCTGGGAGACAGAGttcctttttccctgctccaagTGTCTGGATTCCAGCAGACAGGCAGCAGCCAAGAGGCCACGCCTCAGTGCTCCGTGGAAGTGTCTGTGGGTTGAGGAGGACGTGGACAGGCAGGGAGAAAActgggagccaggagcaggTGGAAAGTGTCTGTGGGGCTTGTGAGTCCAAAACTCCTTGAGGGAAGGGAGTGTGAGTGCCTGCAGTTCAGTCTAACCCTTGGTGTGTGTTGGGCCAGTTCTCATTTGCAGAGAGATGGGAACATCCCCAGGACACGGAGGTTCTGGGAGCTCTGGACCTTGGCGGTGCCTCGACGCAGATCACCTTCCAGCCCGGGGTCCCCATGCAGGACAGGAACACATCTGTGTTCTTCCGGCTGTACGGCACCAAC
Proteins encoded in this window:
- the ENTPD8 gene encoding ectonucleoside triphosphate diphosphohydrolase 8 isoform X1, which encodes MLFPPRLSSPSSAASRTSALLGRLLVRGQGEGHAGEAAFVPRAGSQLQVGGGMGSKAKAIVSLLAATCVCSVIALILSVVNVKDVFLPPSTKYGLVFDAGSTHTALYIYRWPADKENGTGIVSQVEACSVSGPGISSYAEEPTGAGASLKPCLDKAMKIVPAEQQRDTPTYLGATAGMRLLREENSTKAEQVLAEVSKAIGEYPVDFHGARILTGSEEGSLGWITVNYLLETLVKFSFAERWEHPQDTEVLGALDLGGASTQITFQPGVPVQDRNTSVFFRLYGTNYSLYSHSYLCYGQTQALKMLLAALHQASSSARISHPCYPRGYQENLTVAELYDSPCVRAPSSASPGLVLRVTGTGDPGACGTAVQRLFNFSCGAQWPCAFNGVYQPPVRGQFFAFAGFYYTFHFLNLTHQQSLSEVNTTVLSFCRRNWTELVQSFPQDLKYLHTYCSVAIYILTLLLDGYKFNEHTWSNIHFSRQAANTDIGWTLGFMLNFTNMIPAEALRHVKGHQPGLWAGAVSFLVLAIVTGLVAVFLHCFWKTK
- the ENTPD8 gene encoding ectonucleoside triphosphate diphosphohydrolase 8 isoform X2, translating into MGSKAKAIVSLLAATCVCSVIALILSVVNVKDVFLPPSTKYGLVFDAGSTHTALYIYRWPADKENGTGIVSQVEACSVSGPGISSYAEEPTGAGASLKPCLDKAMKIVPAEQQRDTPTYLGATAGMRLLREENSTKAEQVLAEVSKAIGEYPVDFHGARILTGSEEGSLGWITVNYLLETLVKFSFAERWEHPQDTEVLGALDLGGASTQITFQPGVPVQDRNTSVFFRLYGTNYSLYSHSYLCYGQTQALKMLLAALHQASSSARISHPCYPRGYQENLTVAELYDSPCVRAPSSASPGLVLRVTGTGDPGACGTAVQRLFNFSCGAQWPCAFNGVYQPPVRGQFFAFAGFYYTFHFLNLTHQQSLSEVNTTVLSFCRRNWTELVQSFPQDLKYLHTYCSVAIYILTLLLDGYKFNEHTWSNIHFSRQAANTDIGWTLGFMLNFTNMIPAEALRHVKGHQPGLWAGAVSFLVLAIVTGLVAVFLHCFWKTK